GGGGATGGCAGGGGAAGGGaagcaaataaagaaatgaagtgcTATGGGTGCTGGTGACGGAACACTGAGTAATGTTTCCACTTCAGAATCACCAGGTGACCAACATTTCGCAGGGACTTCAGTCAAGAAGATATGTAGGCATACTCAACTTCTcaatataaaaagaaagaaagaaacaaataaaaacattgaaATCTCAAGTGTTGCAAATTGATGCTCTTTCCTGGCAGTTCAGCTTGCTTGGGAGCATTTCACTTGAACAAGACCTATCTGTGAGTGAGACATTTGTTGAAGACTTGCGTTTATTTCTTGGGTTTAATCCAGGTTTTCTGATGACCGTGCAAGATTTTATGCAGTGCCCAAACCCAAAAACACAGCTTATTCCATGAGATGATTATATAGATAAACTcattaatatttctgaaatactttggaGCCACTTAAGTGCACCAATAAGTTTAGTCTTATTACTACATGGACTTTGATTAACTCCCTTCATGTCAGTTCtcattttaaacatttgcaTCAAAAGCTTGTGCTTGCTAGGAGTTTAATTCTGATTATTTAATGCTGATTTCTATTCAAAGTTTTCAGAATCTGAGACAGACCTCTACCTACTTGCAAGTGTTCAAGCTTTTCAAGGCCTAATTCTTTAGGCCATAGTACTGTAGTGAAATGAATCCTTATGAACTTAGAGAATTTTGACAAGTTCCTAATTTTGCCTTTGGAAGCTCTTCAGGTCCCTGCGAAGGCAGTTCATGTGGGCTAAGCTTCTGCCTGCCTCCTGAAATTGTTATGTGGAAATTGTCTGGTGtctctatttttttcaagttaagACTTCAAATGAATAAGATTCTGTTGCTTTTGCTATAACTAGGCTGAAACTGGGAAGTGCTTGCTTTATGTTAAGGCCAGATGAACGTTAAGAATTTGATGTAATCCTGGACCTCAGGCATGAAACTCAGCTTGACCTTTCCTGTTGGGTGCTTTTATGCAATCCTACTGGACATTTAGcaacaagaaaggaaatggagGAAGGATATTGGTTCAACCATATGTCAATGCTGGGACACAAGTGACAAGGAGAGGAAGGACTGCGATGTGTACAAAGTCACcagttaaaataaaacctttatAGAAGGGAATCAGGTGGCTTGGAGGAGAGACATGTGCTGGAGGTCACCAGTTCAAACCCTGTTTATGGAAATAGCGGCCAAAAATTATTGTTGTGTGATGGCTGATCTCCTTCCCAGAGTTGATAAGATTTGCTCCACTCTGGTCCTCCCTGACATGATCAGCAGTCATAAAAGCATTTTCCACAACTGGGAGATTAACAGAGGATACTGGGATCAGAGGGGTGTCTTGTTCCTAAAAGCCATCTGCTCATGGAAAGTCAGGAGCCTGTGGCAAGAGTATGTGGGAACACTTGCACTGGCTGAGGTCTTCTGTGTTGTGGTAAGGAAAATAGTAACTAGATGTGGTGTCTtgtgttttcccttcccttcccttcccttcccttcccttcccttcccttccctNNNNNNNNNNNNNNNNNNNNNNNNNNNNNNNNNNNNNNNNNNNNNNNNNNNNNNNNNNNNNNNNNNNNNNNNNNNNNNNNNNNNNNNNNNNNNNNNNNNNtttttttaaatcagtgaaaTAGCATCTCTATAGAACAGCTAGGCAGGACTGGAAGTCATTTTTTGTGCTCATCTTAGCTCTAGTTGCAGGTTACCAGCACTGAGCAACAATTGCATACGGAAATGGAAAGCTGCTTATGCACAAACTAACCAGAACTGATGGAAACATGCTCATTGTCTCCCTATCTCCTACTGCTCTTCCCTTATACCTCAAAAAGTTATTAATTTCCCTTGCTTTTTAATATAATCAGGggctgctttcttctgccattattagcttgctttttgtttaattatttattagTTGGTTGCTCCTTTGTAATGCCCATGTTATCTCCCAAAATAAATGACCGTGTAACAGTGTGCTCGCTCCGTGCTGCCATATTGTTCACCAGCCTCAGCCCATCTGCAGTGCTCCAGCCCACTCCCTGTTTGTCTGCAACTTTCTTCCTCGTCCAGGCCCTATTCCACAGTTCTGAGTTCAGTTCTGAGCTGGGAAGTGGAGTGGAACTTCCTCCAGCCCTGAATGCTCCCCTCTCCCCACTTGGCTGTGGCCTTGTGTGGTAGGACACCTCAGGCGTGGAGGCGATTAAACATTTACGctgctgttgtgttgttttgcaGGTAAAGAAGAGCCCAGCAGCTACACGTGCACGACTTGTAAACAACCTTTCAACAGCGCCTGGTTCCTCTTGCAGCACGCACAGAACACGCACGGCTTACGGATCTACCTAGAAAGCGAGCATGGCAGCCCCCTGACACCACGGGTTGGTATCCCATCAGGACTAGGTGCAGAGTGCCCTTCCCAGCCACCTCTCCATGGGATTCACATTGCAGACAATAACCCTTTTAACCTGCTCAGAATACCTGGCTCTGTCTCGAGAGAGGCGTCAGGGCTGGGAGAAGGGAGATTCCCACCCACGCCGCCCCTCTTTAGCCCTCCCCCGAGGCACCATTTGGATCCGCATCGCATAGAGCGCCTGGGTGCCGAAGAAATGGCTCTGGCCACCCATCACCCTAGTGCCTTTGACAGGGTGCTGCGACTGAACCCCATGGCGATGGAGCCCCCTGCTATGGATTTCTCCCGGCGGCTGCGGGAGCTGGCCGGCAACACCTCCAGTCCGCCCCTGTCCCCGAGCCGGCCCAGCCCTATGCaaaggctgctgcagcccttccAGCCTGGCAGCAAACCCCCGTTCCTGGCCACAccacctcttcctcctctgcagtccgctcctcctccctcccagccaCCAATGAAGTCCAAGTCCTGCGAGTTCTGTGGGAAGACCTTCAAGTTCCAGAGCAACTTGGTGGTCCACCGCAGGAGCCACACTGGGGAGAAACCCTACAAGTGCAACCTGTGCGACCACGCCTGCACTCAGGCCAGCAAACTGAAGCGCCACATGAAGACACACATGCACAAGTCATCACCCATGACAGTGAAGTCCGATGATGGGCTCTCCACTGCCAGCTCCCCTGAGCCCGGCACCAGCGACCTGGTTGGCAGTGCCAGTAGTGCCCTCAAGTCAGTGGTGGCCAAGTTCAAGAGTGAGAATGACCCCAACATGATCCCTGAGAATGgagatgaggaggaagaggaagaggaggaggaggaggaggaagaggaggaggaagaagaggaggactTGACCGAGAATGAGAGGCCAGATTATGGCTTTGGGATGAACCTGGAGGCGGCCCATCACCACGAGAACAACTCGCGGGCTGGAGAGGAGAGCCGGTCGATGCCAGATGTCATGCAAGGTATGGTTCTCAGCTCCATGCAGCACTTCAGTGAGGCCTTCCACCAGGTGCTGGGGGAGAAGCACAAACGGGGCCACCTCTCCGAGGCCGAGGTACACAGGGAC
This genomic stretch from Meleagris gallopavo isolate NT-WF06-2002-E0010 breed Aviagen turkey brand Nicholas breeding stock chromosome 2, Turkey_5.1, whole genome shotgun sequence harbors:
- the BCL11A gene encoding B-cell lymphoma/leukemia 11A — protein: TFTLLLCCFAGKEEPSSYTCTTCKQPFNSAWFLLQHAQNTHGLRIYLESEHGSPLTPRVGIPSGLGAECPSQPPLHGIHIADNNPFNLLRIPGSVSREASGLGEGRFPPTPPLFSPPPRHHLDPHRIERLGAEEMALATHHPSAFDRVLRLNPMAMEPPAMDFSRRLRELAGNTSSPPLSPSRPSPMQRLLQPFQPGSKPPFLATPPLPPLQSAPPPSQPPMKSKSCEFCGKTFKFQSNLVVHRRSHTGEKPYKCNLCDHACTQASKLKRHMKTHMHKSSPMTVKSDDGLSTASSPEPGTSDLVGSASSALKSVVAKFKSENDPNMIPENGDEEEEEEEEEEEEEEEEEEEDLTENERPDYGFGMNLEAAHHHENNSRAGEESRSMPDVMQGMVLSSMQHFSEAFHQVLGEKHKRGHLSEAEVHRDTCDEDSVAGESDRIDDGAVNGRGCSPGESASGGLSKKLLLGSPSSLSPFSKRIKLEKEFDLPTAAMPNTENVYSQWLAGYAASRQLKDPFLSFGDSRQSPFASSSEHSSENGSLRFSTPPGELDGGISGRSGTGSGGSTPHISGPGPGRPSSKEGRRSDTCEYCGKVFKNCSNLTVHRRSHTGERPYKCELCNYACAQSSKLTRHMKTHGQVGKDVYKCEICKMPFSVYSTLEKHMKKWHSDRVLNNEIKTE